Below is a genomic region from Orenia metallireducens.
ATTATTTAATAATAAGATAGCTTCAAATAACTGATCAGTAAATTTATCTTTTAATTTAGAATTCAAAAATATACACCTCCACAAATTATTTACACTTAACCTCTTAACTATATTATAATAAACTTTCTAGCCTTTTACCAGTAATTTAACCTATTAAAGTATAAAAGTAGAATGATAAAAAAAGACCAGCCTGTAATACAAGCTGATTTTTAAAAATCAATAATATTATTAAGTTGTAGATACAGATTCAGTAGTTATAACATATCTATCTCCAGGATAAAAACTAAGACTGAACTCAACAGGATTGTCATTAGACAAAGTTACTCTTCTTCTCTTTAAAACCGCTTTACCCTGCTTAACTTTTAGTATATCACTTAACTCTTTATCTGCTTCTATTGCTTCAATCTCCTGAATAGTTTTAGTTAGAGTATATCCTTCTTCTCTAAGGTGCTGATAGATAGAATCTTTAGCTAAATCTAATTTTAATAATCCTGGAGCCAATGCATATGGGATATAAGACTTTTCAAAGGCAACAGGTATATCATCAGCAATTCTCAATCTAACTGTCAAAATTACCTTTTGATTATTATTAATCATTAATTTATCACAAATTAGCTCATTAGGAGAAATTACATCCTGTGAGAGAACTTTAGTTGAGGGTTTCTTACCCTCTGCTAACATAGTTTCAGTAAAACCTTTAAATTCGGTGAAGTCTTTTACCTTTTCTTCTGAAACAAAGGTTCCTTGACCCCTCTCTCTATATAAAATACCTTCTTCAATCAAATTACCAACAGCCTTACTAATAGTTGCTTTACTAAGATTAAACTCCTCACTTAATTGATTTAAAGAAGGAATTCTCTCTCCTGACTTATATTCTCCTATCTCTATTCTTCTTTTAATTATATTCTCTAATTGATAATATAATGGAATTGGACTGCTCTCATCTAATTTCATCCTATATCTCCTCTTTTACTTTAGTTATTTATCTCTATATAAGTTTTAATAACCTATACATTCCTTATTTATTACTGATATTAAACTGGTTTAATTTCTTTTAGAATCATTAATATAGCTTCTAGTTTATTATAACACTAGTTAATTTTACTTTCAAATAACCTAAATATTATTGAGATATACATATATAAGTTGAATTAATAATTTTAGTAAAAAAGATATAAATCACAACTTTTTTGACGCAGACTAAAATCTGACTAAGATTCGATTTAAAAGCTCAATTTATTTAATCTTTTATCTGCGTAAATCTGCGTCTAAACCTTCTTTTTATATTGATTTTAATATGAAGAACTTTAATTCAATCTATATAAATGAAAGCAATACTAATAAATTATTATAGCAAATATTAGAGAACTCCAAATTAAAATAGAAATTTGAATTACATTGTTACAATATTTGATTTAAAATGGTATCTAATCATTAAAACCATTATTCTGAGCTACTTCCTTAAACCAATATCCAGACTTTTTCATGGTTCTCTTTAAATCATCTTCAAGATCAACTTCAATAAATCCATATCTATTTTTGTAAGCATTCATCCAGGACCAATTATCCATTAGAGTCCACATATGGTAGCCATTAACATTACATCCTTCTTCTATTGCCTTGTGTAACCACTTCAAATGTTCTTTTACAAAATTAATTCTATAATCATCATCAATATATCCCTTTTTATTTCTAAATCGAGCTTCATCTTCAACTCCCATACCATTTTCAGAAATAAAGATTGGTAGGTTACCATAATTATCTTTGATATTAATTAATGTATCAAAGGTGCCCTTTGCGTAAATTTCCCATCCTCTATACCTATTCATTCTCTTACCTGGCATATCATAATACTCAAATAAATGTTCAGGTAAAAAAGGTGCCTTAGCATTTACAGCATTCTCCCTTACTTTAACCCTTCTAGGAAAATAATAATTAAATCCTAAAAATTCTACAACTCCTTCTTTTAATAAATTTTTATCACCCTCTTCAACTACAGGAAGCATATTTCTATCTGCCAATATACTTACTAGTTCTTCTGGGTAAGCTCCTTTAACACATGGATCTAAAAAACTCTTATTAAAGAATAAATCAGCAATTCTAGCAGCCTTTAAGTCAGCAGAATTATTACTTCTTGGATAAGAAGGTGTCAAGCTTAATACGATACCTATCCTTCCATCTTCTCTAACTTTACCTTCTGCTCTCATCTCTTTATAAAGATTAACTACTTTTGCACTAGAGATTGCAGTATTATAAGCCACTTGGATACCTCTTTTACAATCAACGACATCTGGATAGTGGAAATTATATAAATATCCACCTTCAACAGGGACAATAGGCTCATTATGAGTTACCCAATGCTTAACTCTATCTCCAAAAAGCTCAAAACATATCTTTGCATACTCTTCATAATAATTAACAACCTCTCTACTCTCAAAACCACCTAAATCCATCATTGCCATCGGCATATCAAAATGAAATAATGCAATTACAGGTTCAATATTATTTTCAATTAGTTTATCGATAAGATTATTATAAAAATCGACACCTTCTTGGTTTATCTCTCCAAAGCCCTTTGGAAATAATCTAGCCCACGAAATAGAGGTTCTAAAAGAGTTAAAATTTAACTCTTTCATTAACTCTATATCCTCTTCATATCTATTGTAAAAATCAGAAGTTACTTTAGGACCTACCCCATCAAAGAATCTATTTGGTTCTAATTTAAACCATCTATCCCAAGTAGTCTCTCCTCTCTTATCTGAGGCACCTTCAACTTGGAGTGCAGATACAGCAGCCCCCCACCAAAATCCTTCTGGAAATATATATTTCATCTTATTACCCCCTAAACTTATTTTATACAAATAAAAATTAGAAGTTTCCATCACTTCTATGCTGTAAAGGTTATCAATAACTGCTTTCTGGTATCATAATCAATTTATTCTATCCCTTAAGAGTTCTTAAGGGATAGAATAATATCTAGTTATAACCTTATACTCTTTACTTAAATGTCATAATCTTATATTTGAAACTAAACTATGCTTTAAGACTATGAATCTCTTTTTGCATTTGAATCATCTCTCCAATTAAATCTTTTGCTAAAGTAGCACTTGCTAAATGGTCTTGAGCATGAACCATCAAAATACTAACTTCATTCTTTTGCCCTTGAGCCTCTTTAGTAATCAATTCCGTTTGGATATCATGGGCCCTATGAAAGAAGTGATTAGCTTCTTTTAACCTCTCTTCAGCTTCATTAAATTTTCCTTCTTTAGCTAAAGCAAGAGCTTCAAAGGATACTCCCTTAGCGTTACCTGCTTCGGTAATAATCTTAAATACTATCTCTTCTGAACTCATATCTTCCCCTCCCCTTATAAACTAATAGAACCTTCTGCTATATCATCTTGCTGTTCTTCTCTTTCTTTATCAACAAGTTGCTTCTCATAAGCCTTAAAGAATGGATAATACATTAATCCTCCTAAAGCTGCTAGAACTATTACCAAAACCCCAGCTCTCCAATCAAGTGTTGATAAGAATGCTCCAATTGGTGCTGGAGTAGTCCAAGGTGGATTGATAAATGCCTTTCCAACCCAACCAAATTTAACTACAAAGTAAGCTAT
It encodes:
- a CDS encoding GntR family transcriptional regulator, which produces MKLDESSPIPLYYQLENIIKRRIEIGEYKSGERIPSLNQLSEEFNLSKATISKAVGNLIEEGILYRERGQGTFVSEEKVKDFTEFKGFTETMLAEGKKPSTKVLSQDVISPNELICDKLMINNNQKVILTVRLRIADDIPVAFEKSYIPYALAPGLLKLDLAKDSIYQHLREEGYTLTKTIQEIEAIEADKELSDILKVKQGKAVLKRRRVTLSNDNPVEFSLSFYPGDRYVITTESVSTT
- a CDS encoding PTS lactose/cellobiose transporter subunit IIA, with the translated sequence MSSEEIVFKIITEAGNAKGVSFEALALAKEGKFNEAEERLKEANHFFHRAHDIQTELITKEAQGQKNEVSILMVHAQDHLASATLAKDLIGEMIQMQKEIHSLKA
- a CDS encoding glycoside hydrolase family 1 protein, encoding MKYIFPEGFWWGAAVSALQVEGASDKRGETTWDRWFKLEPNRFFDGVGPKVTSDFYNRYEEDIELMKELNFNSFRTSISWARLFPKGFGEINQEGVDFYNNLIDKLIENNIEPVIALFHFDMPMAMMDLGGFESREVVNYYEEYAKICFELFGDRVKHWVTHNEPIVPVEGGYLYNFHYPDVVDCKRGIQVAYNTAISSAKVVNLYKEMRAEGKVREDGRIGIVLSLTPSYPRSNNSADLKAARIADLFFNKSFLDPCVKGAYPEELVSILADRNMLPVVEEGDKNLLKEGVVEFLGFNYYFPRRVKVRENAVNAKAPFLPEHLFEYYDMPGKRMNRYRGWEIYAKGTFDTLINIKDNYGNLPIFISENGMGVEDEARFRNKKGYIDDDYRINFVKEHLKWLHKAIEEGCNVNGYHMWTLMDNWSWMNAYKNRYGFIEVDLEDDLKRTMKKSGYWFKEVAQNNGFND